GTGGTTGACACTGATCGGCACTCTGTGAGCtacatcagctgctgcacattTCAATCTGAGAATGCCAGTATCAGCATGTTACTAATAGCTTGTGTATCACCGCAGGCTTTGAGGAAGGAGGGCTGTCCTGTGCTGTCACAACTGCCAGAGGGGTTTCTGGGTAAACTGCAGATCAGGAAGTCAGGAAAGGTGGAGCTGAAGATGGGTGACATCGTCATGGATGTCTCTGAAGGAGCTGCGTTCTCCTTCCTGCAGGTACTTCTccaaacagacaacacaaaaaaaaacatgaaacaaatgaaaaacctACCAGGCTGtctttctgtatttaaataaacatttctcaAAAAGTCTGAAACCCATTTCTCCATTTAGGGTTAGATATgcagttgttgtttgttgtttatattgttgttgCTGATATACTCTTGTGTTTTTTGAGAGTGTGTTGAACccacaccatacacacacatccactgtAACAAAAGCTGCAATCCTCGATCAAAATGAAACTAGAGCAGTGTGTGACACACACTaatggcagtgtgtgtgtgtgtgtgtgtgaatgggtgactgTCACTTGTAGTGTAAAACGCTTTGTGTGGTATTAATGcaatccatttaccatttacaaaGTTCTGATTTTGACAAGTACTGctgtaaatgttgtatttttatctgtatttaGATTTGAACGGGTCATAGAATGAATTTAAAGTTTCTTAAACTGATCTGTGTGATGCTTTTATGACTGAGtgtcaaataattaattatactgtatatttggcAATTAATCAAAATTGAATACtacatataaatgtgtttgtatgaaaaacatgttaaaaatgtcaaaaatagggaagaaagggaaaaaaaatcccccaaataTGTGAACTGTAATATGTAGACATAAAACTCTTGAACTGTGTTCTCTTGaaataatcttttcttttccttcctcctgcagcagctggtatCTGTAAATCAGTCAGATGGAAAGACCGGAGACATGATGGTGTTGGGAAATGTTCACCAAAAACTGGTCCTATCTCCTGACTTCCACAATTTACTGAGCCAAGcttcaacacagcagcagaaagaaccCAGATAATGTTCTTCACAGACTGAACAGATCTGAAAGTCtttacatcagtaaagattcATTCCTTGTAGGATTCCTGATCCACTGGTGAGGACAATTGACATTAGACAAAGTCATCGAACTCTCCATACCTCTGCTTTGAGGATTTAAAGGCAGCTCCTTAATTAGccagtttttattgttatgttattatCTTGAGTCACTCTTTTGACACTGTTGGATGTTTTGATGAAAATTGTGACATGGTCATAAATACATGGTGTCAAACCCAAGCCACGGATCCACAAGGATTCAGTCATGTACTGTTACCTAAGCACTGATTCTAGATGGGCAACTTGTCATTGAGAGGAAGGCACTCCGTCTCTTCTACACACCAGCACAGAGCTTCAGACTGCCTGAACACCAGTCACCAGCAAAAGGCAACATCAACTCCATGTAGCAGATTTTTGGATTCAGAAGAAGTCAAAGGTCATTCACCAGGGCTTCGTGGACAAGCAGAGAAAGAGCCAGTGGAAGTGGTTATCATTTTCCCTTGGACACAAAGACCTGTTACCATGTGACTCAAGTGGTTATAATCAATGAAACCACAGTGTGTATTTACTGTGGCTCTAGTTTCATTTTGATCGACGAGTTCAGCTTTTGTTACTGTGGATCATTCTAATAAATAGCCCTAAGCAGTAAGTTTGTACAGTATGTAAAGTTGGCTCCATGTCATATTTCTATGATGATAATACTGTGACTTTAATGTTCCATGCCTGTCCTTTCAGGGGCTCCGACACACTGGCTTTAAATAACCTCTTAAAAGTCATTCTATTGACTGCCAATAAAGATCATTCTTTATGTCTAGATTTTTGACATCTATGTTTTGctgtcttttattgtttgttacatgtaatgttttttcTACATTGTTTTTGAGAAAAGCTTTGCAAATAAAAGTtatcattcaaattaaaaagtcactCAAATCCATTTCAGCCTTGTATATCCCCAAATCATTACATACATTGTCTCAAGACAGTATTGCAATATGAACGATCACGATAGAGGATGAGCCGTTTTGTAATCCTCGAACATTGTGCTTTTCAAGAAAAAGGTGGGGATGAATGCGAAGCTTTTGGAGAAACTTTTCAACAAGCAGCTACTAGCTTGAGGAGCATGACcttgtgttcagtgttcaggTTATGGATGTGTTACTGCCATGTTCTCAATCAACTACCTCTCTACCACGGTGCATTGAGTAAATGTGGACCTCCAACTCTCTCAGCCCCTGTGTGACTTTAGCCTTTACACAGGGCTCAACACCTGGTCACTTCTccaaatgtatttgtattccTTATGTTGCTAATATTTATACATGTCAATATCCATAAATTTGCAGTTTGGCATCAGCTTTTCcagaaacagaaatgtcaaatcaaaataatattttgtttgtattaaacTGTATGTGAAAGTAAATCCACACTACAAAGAAAAACTGCTGTGTGAATATAGAAGCTTAAATACAAGCAAAGGGTTCTTCATAATCAACAGGGGAGACTAACATGACGATCAAAAAGAATTTGGTTTTCACCATTCTGATCTGACATTGAATGAATTTCTTTAAACATAAAGGGTGTTTTTGTGACATATAACTGAGGCACTCATGACCTCAGTCATCATCAGGACAAACCAGTATTTCCCACTGAAATCTGATGGAGTGATCAAACAAAATCATTTGGACCAAAGTGCTACGAAGAAAACTCATTTTATTATCAACCATAACATGTTTTACAAGAGCATCTCCTATAAAGCTTGCATCATTTGGAAcctttgtgtttaaaaaacaaaccgtcagatgtaaatgttacttATGCCTTATATGGCAAAAAAACAGGCTTTCAGTTTGACATTGTGGCTGTACAAGCTTAAGCTACACTAATAACAGCTACGATACAAAAAATTCAGTCAGGTTCTATTCATGAGAAGTGCTGTTTGTACATGGTTAGTGCACGGTGgagcacacacgtgcacagatgACTCAGTGTTAATATATGACTACtgttattcattttattgtcaacaaatcccacaGACGTTTATTTTGTCCATCTCTCAACTCTCTCTGAagaacttaaagggatagttcacccaaaaatgaaaactctatctactcaccactatgctgatggaggggtgggggaagtgtttgagtccacaaaacacaactCCAAACTTGAAACAAGGTaattacaccatgttttaaacctaaatgtccactgtgatccacacacaaacatggctCTGGGctgaggatatcagaggacatttaggctaaaaacattttgtaaatgacgccatttcTAGTTTAATTTGAACATCAGGGCTTGCGCACACTTTGACACCACAGGAAAAGTACAGAGGCATGttatgggtttttttctgttgttttctttgaagaTTATGTCACCattaacttcaattgtattggttGTCTCCAACAGTTTAtcactgaaactccaaaagtgttgtgtggactcaaacacttcacccccagAGAATCACAGTAGACATTCATTACAGTAACACTGTGGATGACATACCAAAAACAGAAGAGTGTAGTTGTATGAACATTAACCGTTACAGTAGAAACTTTTAAACATTGCGGATGGAAAACCGTATCTGTGAAATGTAACATCTCACTCAAATGTCTTAGCTTTtaaaatcatgacatttcataaCTCACATTTTGAGTCTGTCCCACTCAATATCATTCAACCACTCAAAGCCATATGGGTTTCTGTTGAGTGGGTGAGGATAAGCTCACCTTGTACCTGGTCCATTCCAGCGCTCGGGTGTTCAGGTGAATGGAAATGatgttctgtttgactgctgTGAAGTTTGCCCTGTTGAACCTAAGATGCATCAATGACAACTTGTAACTTTGTGACTATCAAGTTTgaggacgaaaaaaaaaaaactagggCACAGTCCTGGGTCATCAGATCTCCTGTCTTCAGCTGTCATGAACACGTTTTTCTCTAGACTCAGTAGATACACACATCTTATCTCTTCTTGGTCGCCCTGACAGTTTTTGTTGTCTTCCTGGTTGTGGTAGACTTTCCCGTGGCACTGGCCTTCTTCACTATAGCTTTCTTTGTTCCTTTCTTGGCTGCTGCAGGTTGAGAAGCAGCCTTTCTCCTGGCAGACAGGGTCTGCTCTCTGATCAGGTCTTCTCGTCCAATTTCCATCATATGGTCCTCCCATGATTTCATCTCATTCTTATAGCGAATTTTGTCGTCCTCGGCCAGCTGTGTGTAGACCTGAGATGTGGGAGGAACACAGAACATCTGCATGAGAGCCTTAGAACTAGAAAAGTTAACAATATGTAATGAGTGTGGGACTAACCCGTTTCTGGTGGAGGAACAGATTCCTCCAGTCTTCCATCAGTGACTTCATCTTTGCCTGAATGAACATCAATGGCAATATTATATCAGTGATATGTGCAAAACCATGGAAATTATTGTTCGCACCACAAGCACACAATCATATACATAAGGACAAGAACGATAACAGCTCTTCCACTGTTGGCTGGTGGAGTGATACACTTTAACTGGACAGGAAATACAACACAGAGGCTGTGGAGGAAGGGACCAACTCGACCCCACTGTATGAGGAAGCTCAGGTTTTTGAACGTGTGTATTCTATCAGTCTGCTGTGACCAGTGCAATATTCTATACTGCAGTATGCTGGAGCATCAGAGACACCAACCAACAGAACACAGTGATCAGGGAGGCTGGCTCTGCACAGAAAGATCAATAACATGGACAACATCTCACCTCCACCACCTGCTGCTCAAACAGCAGAGCAGTGTCACATTCAGACCTGGCATTTTTCTCCTAATTAAACTGGCTGAACACTTGATAATGATTGCACCAACACAGCCACttgaggatatatatatatatatatggctaCTTATTCTGCAACTTGTGTTGACCAGCGTAAAGTTGAATTCACTGAAAGGTTACCACGGTACAGACCTTTAGttaagtccacacacacacactaacacagtgGTTACTTACTTGTGTGTTGGCTCCTCTGGCCTCCTCAAAATGCTCAGACATGAAGATGTTGACTGGAGAGCGAGGACGTTTAGGCTTCCCCAGGTTGGTCAACTCCTGAATCACACAAGAGCCACAATTATTGTCCAACAAGGCTGATGTGTACAGGAAGTAGTGCTCCCATTGCTGACTAGAGCTTCAACAAGAAAATACACTTTCAGCTGAGTCACACATCTAGATAATTTGGTTATCATGATGTGTTTCTAAgagcacagaaaataaaacacagaggctTTAGATTACAGAACATCCTGATCTTTACGTGTTGCCCATTATCTTACTCTTTTCTTGCGTATGGCCTTCCTCTTGGCCaacctctccctcttctccagGGATTGTTGCTCGACCTGTGCTGGAGTCAGTAGGGCCTGGTAGTGTTGGAAGTCCACCTTAAACTTCTGCCTGGCCAGCAGAGAGGCCTCTTCAAACGGCTACACAAGAGAGAAGACAACTTCAGCCACAGACATAGGTGGAGTGACTGTATGAAAACAGTAAATTGTAAAGTAAAGGCTTGCAATGTATGCACCAAGTTGATAAGGCTGTGCCCTTTCACGTGAAACGCAATCATtaattcaaacatgttttttgggggggaggggTGTCCCTAGTGATCCAGCAAAGACCTATTAACTTGAAAAGATTTAAACTGAATAGTGTGTCCTGTCAAATTaattcaaacttgatttttggAAACAGCAACAGCCCTTCTAAGGCAATATTGTGGGGAAAGACAAAATACAATACAGGCAGTTTTAAGTTCCATTAATGAAAGTACCCGTTTCTGTTCTGGGCTCATCGTTCTCCACTGCTGGGCGATCTTCTTGACGACATCCACTAACTTGATttctaaagagaaaaaaaaaagttaataaatcaCAAGGTAATCAAcaataaatgattttattttgttgttggcttagtagagaaaacaaaactacttaaagggatagttcactgaaaaattaaaattctcCAACCGATGGAGTAGTGTTTGAGTCTACAAaactagggatgcaccgatatggaaattcttggccgataccgataccgatatttaaaacaacaatctagccgatagccgataccgatatttgtttattacttgcatgtggccttcttggtgtgtaacgccgggtttacaccgggcgctgaagcgccgccccGTGCCGCGCAGCGttattctcaagcgcgcagccgcctggctgttcacaccggacccgcatttctccgctgtCAGCCCGCGGTTCTCCGCtttttgttgtatgtaacctgctcaatgtcgggtgtcgggggtaaatgacgtattctccaagcaagcctttagcccccctctctctctttttatctatatgactgcttgtgtggctgtagtggatgggcagaggggacatttaattatgtgattgggaaaattgggaaaattaaaactccaggacaacagaagggacaaagtatgggatgcatatttgatcatttatatcatatcaaatgtcatttatatcgttaaaatcatttttcagtctgtttcctggcgcgatacgcaGACGCttcgcagcccatgtgaaccgcacaaaggtttaacggGGGCGCCtgctttccttggcgctgccagtgcttcagcgcccggtgtaaacccgggcgtctggatgccagattggcaggctgcagaaaacataccaatgaatatcggccaatgttatcggtgaaagtcaagtttattaccgatacgccgatagcagtaaacgaggcgaatatcggccgctaccgatatacggccgatacatcggtgcaccactatacaaaacacatttggcgtcccaggggtaaacagtgttacagccaaatccaatacaatcgAAGTAACATGCCTCCaaactgctcgtgtggtgtcatccaagtgtccggaagccccgacattcacatTCTACTCAAaactgcgtcatttacaccgttttttaagcctaaatgtcgtctgatatcctcctcggagCCGCATTCACGATCGCAGGCACaccctggaaacacacacactgcacacaagccaAGGGCACGTGCAGGGTGCGTGTTAGCATAGCCATCGCGGACTTTTacacttaaaacacagtgtaaatgatgccgtttcgtGTCTAATTTGAATGTTGAGGCTTACGGACACACGTATGACACCATACAAGCAGTAGGagcatgtttattttgtttctgttgttttattatgtctgagGGAGGAGTCACCAgtttcttcaattgtattggatttggctgcaatgctgtttacccctgagactcctaaagtgttttgtggactcaaacacttcacccagccctccatcggcacagtggtgagcagataatgagtgaattttccttttttggtgaactatccctttaaggcagGTGCTGTAAAGTTACAACCGATTTTAACAGACACCCTTCGCACTACTTATTGTTAAGTACTGCAAGCTTTTCTCAGAGTGCAGCAGGTTTAGGAAATGGATAACTGTAGCTGCGGTCTACATTTACCTGGgttttgtctggtcatgattGGCTGCTGTTGCACGGCGTATCTCATGTATCCATTCAGAGGTCTCTTTGGTGGGCCACTGGCCTGGGATGTCAAACATTTCACTGGGAAGATACTGGTACACCTGGAaaatgcgtgcacacacacacataaacatatcATCCATTTTCTCTATTGGTGAAAACTTCAAACAAAACTCCATATACAAATGTGGCAAATAATGATGCCTACTCAAGAGCATTATTTCCAACGTTGTGTTTAAATGCATTCCGCTAATATCCCACATAGCAGCCACACGTCTGCTGATAAATGCTTCTCTTATCCTCATGTGAACAAAATCATAGTATATTAGTTATATACTATGATTTTGTTCACATTCAGTGATGCTGGATCACCTTAAATCCACCTCTATTACTAGGCATCACACAGATGCAGGACAATACAAACTGCTGCATAAGGTAAACAGATACTTCCATTCCATTACTGTCCCTAATCACACCTGTTTTACTAATAAAGTCCAATAAGAATATGGTTTAACATGTCGTCTATTATATTAACACAACgtttttcttgttaaatgttAACACAAAAATATTCTCACAACCGTCCAACCAACTCGAATAAACACGATTAGCTACTTAAATGCACGTGTTAAAACTGTAACTGATCATTTACACTAGTACTATTACAttgcatttcatttagctgacgcttttatgcaaagcgacttacaataagtgcattcaaccatgagggtacaaacccagaacaacaagaatcaagaaagtagctttcttcaagaaagccaaactacaaagtgctataggtAAGTGCCATAAAAGTGATACTAAATCgctacttgtttttttattttctattttttttattcaaggtatagtcggaagagatgtgtttgtAGTTTGCCGCGGAAGATGTGCAGACTTTCTGCTCTCCTGGTGCAGTAAGTCACTACCACTTCCATTTCCTCTAATTCAATCGTTGTTTGACAGAAACGAATGAACACATGTGCTCCCTCTCAGTCTGCGGAATGCTAAGGCTCGCGAGCTAAGTGCTAGACATAGCTGATACAGAGAAACTTTAGCTTAGCTACCGTGCCAGGGAGTTTGTGCAGGACCAGACGCTGAAGGACTTCGCTAACAGGCTAACGCCCGCTGTCAATAAGCTGAACGGAGCCATGTCGCTGTGGATTaaggagaagaacaaagagaGGAGGTTGGGATTCCACAGCGGCGGCGTGCTGTTGTTTTCATGCACTAATGTTTCAAGGATGCGGAGCCTCCTCCTTGTTGACAGGCAGGGACAGCAAAAGGCGCCTTCGCTCTCTGccggtgcattgtgggagaagGTCGACCCCCAGCGCCAGCCTGTGAaccgtcttcttcctccttttctgttCAATGGCGGGCGGCATGACGTTTAAggcgcattaccgccacctatATGCTGGAGTTCCGGTCAGCGTGTCGGAACAGcggaaataaatacattttaaaaagaaacaatataaaataaaatagactTGAATTCTCTTCATTAATCCAGTttctttaaaaactcaaacaatacTTTATATTTCTCTTCCTTAATACTGAAAAGACTCTTCAGATTTaacacctccacccccccatttcctcagctcctcctgtagcttttctctttctgttttatatttttgacagATGACATCCACACATCCACTGTCTCTTCCCCTAAGCACCAACCTTCACACTGTCCTGATGGATGTTTCCCAGTTaaatgcattgttttgtttaatcctgTGTGTCCTAATCTTAACCTTGACATGACTGTTGCCCTCTGGTGTTTTTCcctattgtttttattcctcccactttttatttatgtgataTAGATGTCGTCCTTCTCCACCCTCGTCCCATTGTTTTTGCCAGTCAGTCATGATGTTACTCCTTATTACTGCTTTACCTTCAGTTTACTGAAAGCTACCTCCata
This is a stretch of genomic DNA from Hippoglossus stenolepis isolate QCI-W04-F060 chromosome 21, HSTE1.2, whole genome shotgun sequence. It encodes these proteins:
- the tfam gene encoding transcription factor A, mitochondrial is translated as MAPFSLLTAGVSLLAKSFSVWSCTNSLARCTSIFPVKCLTSQASGPPKRPLNGYMRYAVQQQPIMTRQNPEIKLVDVVKKIAQQWRTMSPEQKRPFEEASLLARQKFKVDFQHYQALLTPAQVEQQSLEKRERLAKRKAIRKKRELTNLGKPKRPRSPVNIFMSEHFEEARGANTQAKMKSLMEDWRNLFLHQKRVYTQLAEDDKIRYKNEMKSWEDHMMEIGREDLIREQTLSARRKAASQPAAAKKGTKKAIVKKASATGKSTTTRKTTKTVRATKKR